The Silvibacterium dinghuense DNA window TGGAAATTGCACGCCAGGTCTTCCGGCCCTTTGGGCGATGGGCCAAGGATGCCCGGGCTTTCTGGATCGCGGTGAGTTCGGTGTGTTTTGTGCTGGCGCTGGGCATGGTCTTTCTGGCGCAGCCGCAGGCTCCGGATTCGGCCTGGGCGTGGGTTTTGCGCGGAGATCTCTTTGCGGTCATGCTCACCTGCATGGTTTCTGTGGCCGTACTGGTCACGGCCCGCCGCTATGGCCTCAGCTGGCGCAACCATGTGATGGGGCTGGCCCAGGGCTGGACCTTCTGGGCCTTTATCACCTTTGTCGTGGAGACCTGCCATAGCTACTGGGGCTATGGGGATGTCTATTTCTCGCTCTTCTATGTCGGGGCACTGGCAGGGGTGCTGGCCCAGGCGTACTGGATGTTTGTGTTCTGGCGGGATGAGCCGACCCGGGAAATGACGCCGGAGATGCGCCAAATTCTTGTTGAACGGCAGCGCGAGCTCGACTACTATGTGGGCAAGTTGGTTCATCGCCCGCACACGCGACGATCTTCATGAGCCTGCCTTTCCTCATTACCGCCGGGACCACCGTCGCCGCCACTGGTGTGGCGCTGGTATGGTCCATGCGCAGTACCGGCGGTCTTCAGCGCAAGGAATGGGATGAGCTGGTCGCCCTGCTCGAGCCGCTGCATGCCGGCGGGCTGGAGATGGTGGCCCGGGACCATATTGAGCCGCAAAGCAATCAGATTCGCCTGGAACCGGCGGAGATGTGGTCACTCCTTGGCGGTGCCGAGGGGCTGCGCCGTATGCAGGCCAATGCGGATGTCATGGTGGCCCTGGCTGGCTATGCCAGCCGCTGGAACCTGGTCGAGGCAGCCATCGTCGCCGAGCGCATGCGCCAGGATGCGATCCTGTTACGGCGCGCGTTGTTCCGGATTCGCGTGGACAGGGCACTGCACCGCCGTCCGCTACGCCTGCCCTTTTATCTGCAGCAGGCGGCCTCTTCTTACTACCTCATGCAGCGGCGCCTGCTTTGTCTTTACGAAACAACGCACGCGGGCCTTCGTCCGCAGCTCGCTGCAGCTCTGTAGGGCAAATCTTCCAAAGACTTCTTCCAGGCCGTATCCCCATATAGCGATAGTAAAAGGCTGTCATTTCGACCGGAGCAGGACCGTTTTGTGGTCCTGCGGAGCGGAGAAACCCGCGGTTCTGCTGCGCGCAGAGCGAATCTGCCTTCGGCCTCCGCTTCCGCTGGTCGCGAGCTGGCATGTTGCGGGGATACAACAAACCGCAGGTCCCTCCACTGCGCTTCCCCACCCCCAGTGCGCCAACATCGGGCGCGCCGGGGACCCCGGTTCGCTGCGGTCGGGATGACAACGATAAAAGCAAGTTATTTATTTTCATGCATATATAGGTGAATACAACCTATCGCTTGCTGCATGAAAGCGGCTCTGTCCTTCCCGGACAGACTTTCTTTAGAAGACGCGTTCGGCCCAGGAGAGGCTTCCGGCCGTGCCTACGTTCGCCAGGGTGAAGTTGTAGAGATAGGTCGTGTGCTCGGGCACTGTGCCCAGCGCGTAGCGCCGTACCTCGAAACTCAGCCCGCAGCAGTTCCAGTTGTAGGTGGTTTGAACGCCGGCATACTGCAGCTGGTCGAGCGTGAAGTCGTAGCCGGTATTCATGCCCACGCTCAGGCCGGTCTTCAGCGGGCTGCCGTAGACGGCGGTCAGGCGCAGCTGGTTGAAGTTGATCTCTTCGCTGCTCGACGTCGTGGTGGTAAGCGTCGAAGTGGAGCTCTTGGCGTCGCTCGGGGGGCTGGCGCCCGGCAGGGTGTGGAGATGGGCATCGGCGAGGGTAAAGGAGAAGTCCCCGTGCTTGTAGGTGCCGAAGAGGTTGCTCGAGTCCAGCCGGCCCGTCTTGGTGTCGTAGTCCATATCCCACTCGAGATTGGTGGTCGAGGTGGTCTGCATGCGCAGGCGGGAGATGATCGGCGAGTAATCGCGGGGATGTGAGACGAACGCGACGCCGGTCAGGTCGAGCGTGGTGTCGAGCACATTGCGGGTCCGGTCTGTGATGGCTCCACCGAAGGTGTTGTTGAAGAAGAACTTCTGCCCGACTTCCCAGTTGAGCCAGGCGCTGGTCTCGCTGCTGCACATGTCATCCGGGCCCAGGGCTTCGTCACCCTTGCAGGGATGCGGCTTGAGCGGCCGGAGAAAGATCTTCTGGTGCAGGTAATAGCCCAGCTCGTTGGTGTTGCTGGCGACGTCGACGGTGTCGAAGCGCATGACCGAGCTGAAGTTGTCGATACCGCCGACGTAGCGGTATTCCACCTCGGGCTCGATGGTATGGCGCAGGTCGGCGCCGAAGATTTTGGCCAGCAGGGGTGAGGAGAAGTCGCGCTCCAGGGCTGGTGGACGCACGTCGATGTCCGCTTCGAAGTCCTTGCGGTTGAGCGAGGCGTCGCGCTCGGTCGGCAGCTCGCCGATTGGCGCCGGGTTCTGGCTGCTGCCATAGAAGGTATCGCGCACCCCGACGGCCGGACGCACGTGCCAGCTGTCGAAGTGCAGCGGCATGGCCAGGTGCGGCTCGAGATCGATGCGGGGGATGAAATGCGTGGTCTGGAAGCCCGGTTCGGAGCGGGAGAGGCCGGTGCCGGTGGTGGTGACGCCCCACATCAGCGGAGTGCCCGGCAGGTACTGGTCGACGCCGTCAAATGCCAGCGTCGGCGCGTGGATGATCTTGATCTCCTGCTCGCCGGAGCTGGTGGTCGAGCTGCTTTCGTAGCTCTCGTAGCGGTTGAAGGCGACGCTTTCGGCCAGTCCGTTATGGGCGTGGGAGAGGAAGGCCTGCGACTTGACCTCGGAGTTGATGGCGACCACGTAGTTGTCTTCGAACTCCTGGCGATAGGTGTAAGAGCTCAGGTACTCGAGGTCGGCGACGGCGCGGGTCTCCGGGCCGAAGTCATGGCGTCCGTCGAAGAGCATATCGACGCCGCCCTGGTTTTCGGTGCCGGGCAGGCGGTCCAGCAGGCTGACGAAGCGGAAGGTTGCGAAATCGTAGTCGCGGCCGCGATAGCGGAAGAGCGCGCGGGGAGCAAAGCCGCGTTTGGAGTAGTACTGCGAGCCGACGGTGAGGTCGGCGCTCCGGCCGAGCACCTGGTAGTAATCCTCGCCGAGGATCAGGCCCTTGGTGGTATCGCTGCCGAAGGACGGGATGACGAAGCCGCTCTGCCTTGAGTCGCTGTCGATGGGGTGCGTGACGTAGGGCAGGTAGAAGACCGGTACACGATGCACGACCGGCAGGCCATCGAACTCAAACCAGCTGTTCGCGCCTTTGGCGACGTTGTTATTCAGGAAAAAATTCTGTGCGATGAGCCGCCAGTCCGGATTGGGCAGCTGGCAGGAGGTCATCGAGCCGTCGATCACGTGATACTGGCGTTCGCCGGTCTCGATCAGCTCCTTGCCGGTGATGGCGAAGGGGCTGGACGAGGCGAGCAGCA harbors:
- a CDS encoding LPS-assembly protein LptD; amino-acid sequence: MRARTFLCTMLLLLCHSQLWSQALTKQFPLGGTALSSSSASTPSSAVKTPVSDSSALPEDASVESQIPEAHVVPPPPQGIPVRIQADSQTYVKADSGGVYTLLGHVVIHYKDYIISADRATYNQDTGEIVGNGHLHIDGGPDEAHLMADHGTINPDAHTGHFYDVSGTLGHGRTSEPKLITKFVSGSGEVQQAKVLLASSSPFAITGKELIETGERQYHVIDGSMTSCQLPNPDWRLIAQNFFLNNNVAKGANSWFEFDGLPVVHRVPVFYLPYVTHPIDSDSRQSGFVIPSFGSDTTKGLILGEDYYQVLGRSADLTVGSQYYSKRGFAPRALFRYRGRDYDFATFRFVSLLDRLPGTENQGGVDMLFDGRHDFGPETRAVADLEYLSSYTYRQEFEDNYVVAINSEVKSQAFLSHAHNGLAESVAFNRYESYESSSTTSSGEQEIKIIHAPTLAFDGVDQYLPGTPLMWGVTTTGTGLSRSEPGFQTTHFIPRIDLEPHLAMPLHFDSWHVRPAVGVRDTFYGSSQNPAPIGELPTERDASLNRKDFEADIDVRPPALERDFSSPLLAKIFGADLRHTIEPEVEYRYVGGIDNFSSVMRFDTVDVASNTNELGYYLHQKIFLRPLKPHPCKGDEALGPDDMCSSETSAWLNWEVGQKFFFNNTFGGAITDRTRNVLDTTLDLTGVAFVSHPRDYSPIISRLRMQTTSTTNLEWDMDYDTKTGRLDSSNLFGTYKHGDFSFTLADAHLHTLPGASPPSDAKSSTSTLTTTTSSSEEINFNQLRLTAVYGSPLKTGLSVGMNTGYDFTLDQLQYAGVQTTYNWNCCGLSFEVRRYALGTVPEHTTYLYNFTLANVGTAGSLSWAERVF